The DNA sequence ATGAACTGAGATCTTATTTGGATTGAGAACAGACACTTGAACAAGGAAGCCTGTGGAGCGGATATCAAATTAGGATGTGGTCCAACTGAAGTTTGGTTATTAGATTAGACTAATTTCATTTCTTGGTTATTTTTACTGAGTCCATTTGTGTAGAAAAACAGACCGACAcatttaataatgttttaatgtgattATACCGCAGTGAGAGTTCAGGCGAGAGAGGGATTTTCTATGTCTGTGTTGGTCGATGTGTTTAACTAAACCCGAGTGTTTGCTGCCTTGTGGATGCTTGTGTGTGATCAGGTCTCGCAGCGACGTTGGATCCGCTTCCTCCCCTTCTGACTCGGAGACGCCGTCGGCTCGTAGGTCCTCGTTTCTGTGGCGCGTCCTCTGGGTCGCGCTGCCTCTCCAGCTCTTCCTGCTCCTGCTCGTGGTCTTCGCCTTCCTGCTGCCAATGTCCGAGGAGGACTACTGCACTCAGTCCAACAACTTTGCTCATTCCTTCTACCCGATGCTCAGCTACACCAACGGACCTCCTCCAGTGTAGGTGGGCTGCCGAGACCACGTTTGACTTCTTGCGTCACCCGAACGGGAATCACGGTATCTTTGAAGTCGTGTTGGGAGCAAAAACTAACCTTCATCATCCATTTgtactacagaaaaaaaacagctgccaTCTCCAATTAATATCTTTGTGTGTAGCACATAGGATCAAGCATCTCACTATGTTACTCTGTGTAATGCTGTGTCAGTTAAGGAGCATTTTTTTGGGTGTTGTTACAAACCTGGAGAGACTGTGGACATCTGCTGGATGAATGAACTGTTCACTCAGTGGTGTGTACGTGTTGAAGACAACTGTCAGTGGAAAACACCAAAGTAAAAATGCTGAATTATAGCCTGTGAATCTGCTTGTAACTGAAAAATTTGTAAAcgaggacaaaaaaaacaaaacatttaatatatcttacattgcaattatttttttacctGTATTTTGGCATGCAGTTTTAAtcctttttgcttttatttactgACATCCTTCACTGTGTCTGTTGTAAACGATCCATTTTTAACTTGAATTACATTGATTCATGTCATTTAAGCCAAGTCTAGTGTTTTAATATCATCGGACACAGTTCAAGAGTttaaaatcatccatccatggTCTTTATacattctgctgttttattttttaaaagtatcaAATCTGTCTTTAAGATTGAGAATTATGACATATAGAAAACTATTGTATATTTTGTATGACTGTCGGTTCGGTATCAAATGTATAACAGTCTGAGATTATTTAACACGTGTATATAATGCAAAAAAGTTAATATGAGAAATGTATGTATATGCGACCATTAGAAACAATGAATGCCAAATCCTCATTCtgacatttgtctttttattagatttttttacagtctgCTCTCTGAATGTGTATTTTAACATGCTTTTTAGATAATACCCCaacatttctctttatttcaAGTGATATTTGGTTTGAATATGATGAATAAATTTAGGTTTCATGAAGGCGAACTGCatcacctgaagaagacctgcAGGTAGAAACATCCACAGTGGAGGAATCAGGAAGGATTTGCAGCAGATGATGAGGCCACTGGTGAGTAGAACAACGGCAGGGTGGGttaagatgatgatgatggtgatgatgagcATGAAGAAGGTTCTCCAGCAGTGTGATGATTTCATAATTTGAAAGAGTTGAAGATGTAGCGTCCAGGCCCAACATCTGGGAAACCACCATCCGGAAATCTACCAACTGAACAATGGAGGACAAAAAAATTgatgaaaatgttcttttgattttcagaaaaacaagatgTTGCAGGCCTTCCATGTTTACTGTTGAACCCTCACCTCTCTCTGGGTCTCGGACAGCTGAGCCAAACTCTGTCTGaggctgctgagctgctgctggtcttcTCTGGTCTTCTTCTCTTGGCTCTGCAGGTCTGAACTCACTGTGCTCAGCTTCTTCTCCACCTTCGTCTTCACATCCACCAGCTGATCCAACTTCTTTTTCTGCTCCTGCATGGTCTGACTCTGTTCCACGACTTTCAACTTGACACAGCAGAGACCCAATCGGGTGTTGACGTTTATTAAGTGAATCAACAGTGGCTTTATTTACATATACTGGTTTTCAGATATTCTGATATTTAGCAAAAAATGTGCACGTTTGGCTTCAGAACCAAGTTGCTTTATGTACATGATTCagaattacagtatttttaacaCAAATACACCAAACATTATGAGGTGAAAATGCCTCTGGAGTGAAACGGTGTCCAAACCCGTTTCCCCTCTACCTTCAGCTCATTGGTGTGGGACAGCTGGGCCTTGAGCTCAGTGTTGGACAGCTTGGTGGCCTTCAGTTCTCCTTGCAGACGCTCCACTTTCTTCTGCAGCCTCCTGACCTCCAGATGTGCATCGTCTCGTTCCACAGCCAGCGCAGATCGACTCCTCTTCTCGTCCTCcagctctgaaagcttcttccTCAGGAGCTGGATGTGGAGTCCTTTGCTCTCTAGCTGGTCCTTCTGTGACTTTAACTATCAGGAGCGGGAATATTGTGATTAGAGGTGCATCACGTGTCATGAAATGCCAAAGATGTCTGAAGATAATTGCGTTCCAGATGTCAGCAGTGTCACGGGTTCAAAGAGTGTGTTGGCTACCTTTCGTTGTAAGCTGTAGGTCAGACTTTTAGTCTCCACCAAAGCCTTTCCCTCAtgtttgacaagttgttctgctcGTGACAGGATGAGTTTCAGCCTCATGTCAAAGCCGAGATCCACAGCAATACTGTCAACCTTCATCATCTCTGACAGCTGCTCCAGAAACTCCTCGTACTGTTAAAGAAATAATCAATACTTTAACCTTATATAGATGCTTTTATTGTGGATTGGCGTGTGACTTATTTCCACCCCTGCTGCTTCGTTCACCTGCTGTTTGCTGTGTCTCAGTCCGTCTCGGTGCATGTCAGCTGTCGTTAGTTCAGCCTCCAGACTCTGCAGTCTCTCCCTCAGGTCCTGGACTTGCTGCTCTGCGAGTTCAGATCTCTGTTGTGTGCTTTGCCGGAGCTCCGTCTGCTCACTCAGCTGCTCAGAGACACGACTCAGCCTCGCCTCCATGTCTGAAACTGTCTGCAGAGCCAGAGCAGTAGAACTGGGTAGTTACAAACCTAAATGTTAATGTATAGATACAGGAGGATgaaagaagtattcagatcttttacttcagtaaaagtcCAGATACAGTAATGTAAACATACTCCGTTACAAGCAAAATTCCTGCTTGGAGAAAAACACTTAATTAAAACCACTTGAAAAAAGAGTTAGCAGCAAAACGTAGTTAAAGGATCAAAAGAAAAGGCTTGCCCCCTTCTGACTGATATTATAATGTATTAAATCATCATATTATTAAAGCTGAAGCATCAGCGTTCAGGGTGGAGCTAGTTTACATGCAGTTTTGTATATTAATCAGCTAATTTCTGAGAGTAAAAATAAGTGAAACAGTTGTTTCTGTTCTCTAGTCTTTGATTTTACATAAGCTATTGGATCATTTGAATCTTTGCCGAAATAAAACAATGTGATAAgttttagagagaaaaaaaacacttgttttatgcagctgaaaacaactcagacatctaaaatgtgacacTGGCTACACACTGCTCTGAGTgcataagaagaagaaaatgtctGGAAACTACTAGTTTAATCCTTCACAGTGTGCTGTCTATTGTGTAAAATCTTTATCTTAAAAGTAATCAAAGTCGTTGCATAACTGTAGTGGAGATGAAAGGACAATATTTCCTTTGGAAATGAGGAGTGAAagtaaaaactgcataaaatgtaaatagtaaattaaAGTACAAGTATCTCAAAATTACACAGCAGTACAGTATTTGATTAAATGTAGTTACAACTTGATTAACTTAATTCTAAGCTGCTTTGCAGTTTTTACTGTCTCTTATCTGATAGATGTAGTTATTTTGTAGCTGaatattttaaacaagtttGTTCTTCTGCAAGTGGCTGCAAAATTAGTATCCTGCTTACATGTGAATGCAACAGAGACATTGATCAAATGGTATAACGTATAATAATGTATCATTGGCAGAGCTCTTTATGGCTCCAAAACAAGTACTTGTATACTCAATACTGCTGTCTTTTGCTTATAATGCTTTGTTAATTGTTGTATTGCTAATTTTATTGGAGTATTTGATCTTATTGTATGACAATTTTATGCTTTTTCAAATAATATTAACTGAAATACATAATGGTTTTTAAATACTAGTAAGTAGTTTGTCATAGAAACATGACACTTTTAAAGTATTGAGTTGATatgcaaaaaagtaaaacaaaaaacactaagATAGGTAACATTGTTGACTTTTTTATCTTACAATATATGGCCAAAAGTCCAATACAGTGCAAAGTAAGTATGTTTTCTTGTGATCACAATGAAGCAAAtggtggattttttattttcaaaggcTATATTCACCTTGTAAGTTGCTGAAGTTGTATCAGAAATGTCCCTCTGGTTCCTCACCTTATTGCAGAGCTTGTCCAGGTTCTGCagaatctctctctctgtgggcAGGATGACGTCCTCACACTTCCCCTGCAGGACCTCGGCCAGCTTCTCCAGAAACATCTGCACTTTCCCTTCAGCTGCCTGAGTCTTTCTTTCAAGCTCCTCCACCTGTTTCTCCAAACACTGTGACTCTCTCCTGGCCGCCTCGATCACTCTCCTGCTGGCTTCAAGCCTCTCAGTCAGACTCTGCTTCTCCATCTCAACACTCCTCCGTCCCACTGAGAGGCCATCCAGCTCCTAGAAgatacaaaaacaccacaatgcTGGCAAATCTGAAGGTAATTTCAGAGCATTACTCATTTAAGAAAAGGAAGTTGTGTCCCAAATGGGTATTTGATTGGCTAACTACCTTTAAAGCACTAAATGAATTCATGAATAAATGCAGGAACACTATTTACCCACCACAGTTTTATTACTATCTGTGTGAGGAAGGCTGTTTGCCCCTTTAGACCTTCAACATTCAGCATTTGGAGACTTGTGCTGTAAACTAACAGCCTTGTAAACACAATTAAGGACAGTTTTATGTTGTATAAGTACCACTTTGAGTGAATCCAGAGCAGCTGCACTACTGGccgtcttcctcctctcctggtCGAGTTCAGCCACCAGCCTCAGCACCGTCTCTCTGCTGGCTTTACACTCCACCTCACAGGACTTCACACTTTCCTCCAGAACAGCGATCCTCATCCTCAGCCGCTCCTTCTCATTAGACTGACAGTTATGACGCCACACaatgatattaataattcaaaagaaagtttttttccatttttccatttgtgtTTAAGCTATTTGAATACCAAAAATGCCAACTTAAGGAACATAGTAGTTCTAGGACATAATGATTGAATTCAATAGATGCTTTAATTAATTGTAAATCATACCTCATCAGAGTTTTCCATAATTAGAAGTGTTGCAGGAGAAGTGAACACACTGGAGATAGTTGGTTCTGTTTTTAAGAAGTTTCCTGGCAACACCAAACACAGGATCTACAAGGTTTACCCAGAGGGGGCGCTGTAGCACAGACTTCATCCATTTGTGTCAGAGCAATTAACTTAAGGATGTTCCCTTTAAATTTTTGCATTCAgtatttccagaaaaaaaacagacatgagTGATATAAACTTTTGGGTACATGTTGAACAGTATATATGGAAAAACAATTCAGTTCTGGAATACAGATATTTTgatatgtttttaaagttttgcttgtttttgttgttgttgtacagTTTCACAACCATAATAAGAGATGAGCCATCTCCAAATcagattttgtacttttttgagAAAGAAATCTAAAGATCAACAAGAcaattaaaactaattttattttcaacacttttaTTGTGGATCGATACAATTTTAATCAGAATTATGTATTAATTTCTCAATTGCTgcctttttaaaagaaatattttagtGTACACACTGTTAGGGAATTTCTGCATTGTTGAGAGAGGACTGAGGGTTGAGGATTGGCTTATGTtcagaataaggtttactgatatcaggagaagtgatacaACGAGCAGCATCAACTGTGAGGATTCACTTTGACTTTGGGTATATAAGGAGTTGGGAGGAATGCCATATTTAGATTACAacccaatatggagacaacttgaTTGCTCAGGAACGTCAACTAGACAATAATCTTAACCAAGTCATGTTTTTCTTACAGCAGTTGTCTGTGCAGCATCTGCCTTTCTCAGAGTCATATCAGGGACAGAGAGGGCCTGAATGTGCTCACAGCCTCAGTTTTGGGGGAAGCAATAGGAACAGGTGATAACCCGTAAGATAATCTGAGGTGACCTGTAGGTTCTACAGCTTGATTCAAGGTGACTGCAGCTGACAGATGCAACCTGCATGACATTCTGGGATGTCTTCAActaacagctgcaaggaaacaTCTCAATAAGGGGAAAGAGAGTCATTTTTCCTGCACACATACCCCTGCCATTAATACTTtgtttactgtatattttaataCTACTAATGTCCCTcagaataaatacattataAAAGACTTTAAACTATTTGAAAAAATAGTGGCTTTTGATCGCAAAATTGTTAATTAGATCCTGCAAACgtgtaaaataacacaagatAAAAAGCATGAATCTGAGGAACATGCACGTGAAGGTCAACTTTACGGTTTTATGGTCCTGAGTTTAGACTTTCAGGTAGCTCCAACCTGAACCTTTACCAGCAAGAAAATGTATGCTACTTATAGTTCATAGCATTTATCATGAGCAAGATATGACCTATACATAACTATATTCAGTGGAGTTGTTAGGCTTGGATGTGTAAAGTTATAGCCCCAAATGTTTAATGAGTCGCCCCAGAActaagttttgttttggttcatttaaaaaaaaaaaaaaaaaaagatgccttGGATCTATCCGTCTACCATTCGGATCATGACAGATTGAAGATAATATGACGTGTTTAAATTAAAACgttgtgtaattattttttttatttttaatcgtctgattttttaaaaattttccttTATCACCCCGCATACTTTATGTTAGTTATATTTAATATTGCAATTGACATCAGGCTCGCACTTgatttttgtacaataaaataaaagttaaaattgaaattaaaggaaataaaaaggaacaaataaaataaaaccaacgCAGCCTGGTAAAAGGTAGCAAGCTTTAAGTCGTTACCCCGGGGCTGTACTGTTGCTTTAAGATGAGGTCATCTGAACCCGGAAATGAGTAAACTTTATTAGCAAAAACATCGAACACGCCTCCTCCTCGCACTGTCAGGCAAAATGTCATGTAGTCATGTTAAATTCACTGTTAAATTTAATCACAGCTCTtcactctgttgt is a window from the Amphiprion ocellaris isolate individual 3 ecotype Okinawa chromosome 20, ASM2253959v1, whole genome shotgun sequence genome containing:
- the ccdc170 gene encoding coiled-coil domain-containing protein 170 produces the protein MENSDESNEKERLRMRIAVLEESVKSCEVECKASRETVLRLVAELDQERRKTASSAAALDSLKVELDGLSVGRRSVEMEKQSLTERLEASRRVIEAARRESQCLEKQVEELERKTQAAEGKVQMFLEKLAEVLQGKCEDVILPTEREILQNLDKLCNKTVSDMEARLSRVSEQLSEQTELRQSTQQRSELAEQQVQDLRERLQSLEAELTTADMHRDGLRHSKQQYEEFLEQLSEMMKVDSIAVDLGFDMRLKLILSRAEQLVKHEGKALVETKSLTYSLQRKLKSQKDQLESKGLHIQLLRKKLSELEDEKRSRSALAVERDDAHLEVRRLQKKVERLQGELKATKLSNTELKAQLSHTNELKLKVVEQSQTMQEQKKKLDQLVDVKTKVEKKLSTVSSDLQSQEKKTREDQQQLSSLRQSLAQLSETQRELVDFRMVVSQMLGLDATSSTLSNYEIITLLENLLHAHHHHHHHLNPPCRCSTHQWPHHLLQILPDSSTVDVSTCRSSSGDAVRLHET